Proteins encoded within one genomic window of Methanosarcina barkeri str. Wiesmoor:
- a CDS encoding vWA domain-containing protein translates to MDYEFPPGLAAFAGVIPLIIVYVLKPRPKLIILPSLMFVRKISRNAFDSRRKLSKKITDPLFFLQLLALILLAFAIAGPLLENLTEDSERVVIIIDSSASMAVPDRIEAAKSIAIESLGKENTIIAAESVPVVLAKAIEATDAEELINNLEARDTSGEIPEAILTVVNDKGNQKSKIVVISDFENWAGKAPETYIKIARAKNMELEFRQVGKAASNYAIIDGYLKDRNDGTYEYTCTVKNFNNESVKLDVQLESKSGLISTQKINKPVSLGKFGTQQIKFSSIPQGMSTVEILNKDSVPCDNIAWISIPEIKPKQMLILTDLDPTGLDSTEDLDPTEDLDPTENLDPTEDLDPAISKSPVITALSLMPGLTVDVKNELPHEHLADVEKYDTIEKYDTILIDCEHKPLPASTIKKVVSYAQKGKDLIVIGNGCLYNSSEMHELYPVLPVEINSIKEHSSHTIETAGSGTQVFEEVSFNEVYTRKYLSATPRENALVLAELKGAGPVICTWKINNGTATYVGISDTTGNDAWNNFPTVPTYPVFWAKLLKYLWGIGDITETNVNTGRYEAFDQNVRVKTPGETISSKFVYYDKCGLYELNQKTVAANLYDSTESNTFTENRLNLTGESKDIQKEDLYTKSPDKFRKYLIYTLLLLLILENMLMLRRRII, encoded by the coding sequence ATGGATTACGAATTTCCCCCGGGTCTGGCTGCGTTTGCAGGTGTAATTCCCCTGATTATTGTTTACGTACTTAAACCCCGCCCAAAACTGATAATTCTTCCTTCTTTGATGTTTGTTCGGAAAATCAGCAGGAATGCATTCGATTCCAGGCGTAAGCTCAGTAAAAAAATAACAGACCCACTCTTCTTTTTACAGTTACTTGCACTGATTCTCCTGGCGTTTGCCATTGCAGGGCCTCTACTCGAGAATCTTACGGAGGATTCGGAAAGAGTTGTGATTATTATAGATTCATCTGCCAGCATGGCTGTACCTGACAGGATAGAGGCTGCAAAATCCATAGCAATAGAAAGCCTGGGCAAGGAAAACACGATTATCGCTGCCGAAAGCGTGCCTGTGGTACTTGCAAAAGCAATAGAAGCAACCGATGCTGAAGAACTAATCAATAATCTGGAAGCCAGGGATACTTCTGGCGAGATTCCTGAAGCTATTCTGACCGTTGTAAACGACAAAGGAAATCAAAAATCAAAAATTGTAGTCATCTCTGACTTTGAAAACTGGGCAGGCAAGGCCCCTGAAACATATATCAAAATCGCCAGGGCGAAGAATATGGAACTTGAGTTCAGGCAGGTCGGCAAAGCAGCTTCCAATTATGCAATTATAGACGGCTATCTCAAAGACCGAAATGACGGGACCTATGAGTACACCTGTACTGTCAAAAATTTTAATAACGAAAGTGTGAAGCTCGATGTGCAGCTGGAAAGCAAATCAGGCCTGATTTCCACCCAAAAAATAAACAAGCCTGTATCGCTTGGGAAATTCGGGACCCAGCAGATAAAATTCTCCAGTATTCCTCAGGGTATGTCTACCGTGGAAATTCTCAATAAGGATTCAGTACCCTGTGATAATATTGCCTGGATTTCTATCCCTGAAATCAAGCCGAAACAAATGCTGATATTAACAGACCTTGATCCAACAGGTCTTGACTCAACAGAGGACCTCGATCCAACAGAAGACCTCGATCCAACAGAAAACCTCGACCCAACAGAAGACCTTGACCCGGCAATAAGTAAATCTCCTGTGATTACGGCCTTGTCCCTTATGCCTGGCCTTACGGTCGATGTAAAGAACGAACTTCCGCACGAACATCTGGCAGATGTTGAAAAATATGACACTATTGAAAAATATGATACTATTCTCATAGATTGTGAGCATAAACCCCTTCCAGCATCCACCATAAAGAAAGTCGTTTCTTATGCGCAAAAAGGGAAAGACCTGATAGTTATAGGAAACGGATGCCTGTATAATTCTTCGGAAATGCATGAGTTATATCCTGTTCTTCCTGTAGAGATCAACTCAATTAAAGAACACTCCAGCCATACGATTGAGACCGCAGGGAGCGGGACACAGGTTTTTGAGGAAGTTTCATTCAACGAAGTTTATACTCGAAAATACCTGTCTGCGACTCCGCGTGAAAACGCCCTGGTGCTTGCCGAACTCAAAGGAGCAGGGCCTGTAATCTGTACCTGGAAGATTAACAACGGGACAGCAACTTATGTGGGGATTAGCGATACTACTGGAAATGACGCGTGGAACAATTTTCCTACGGTTCCCACGTATCCGGTATTCTGGGCAAAACTTCTCAAATACTTATGGGGAATCGGGGACATCACTGAAACCAATGTAAATACAGGCAGATACGAGGCGTTTGACCAGAATGTCAGAGTCAAAACTCCTGGGGAAACGATCAGCAGTAAGTTCGTTTACTACGATAAATGCGGGCTCTATGAGCTGAACCAGAAAACCGTTGCAGCTAATCTCTATGATTCCACTGAGTCAAATACCTTTACTGAGAATCGATTAAATCTAACAGGTGAGAGCAAAGATATACAGAAAGAAGACCTGTATACAAAATCACCCGACAAATTCCGAAAATACCTGATTTATACCCTGCTGCTCCTTCTTATTCTTGAGAACATGCTCATGTTAAGGAGGAGAATAATATGA
- a CDS encoding vWA domain-containing protein — MSFDFMSFDFMSFDFMSFDFMSFGFLYKSELLLLLPLAVFLLFGLRKKASKKHLFFHVLVAFLLILALAAPYSAEITSPKTNQSKITIISDETASMELLQKGALQNISKKLSGKVPVTVTSISGSQTSLGDAILQQASPENYVLIVSDGQSNSGTSIEDALSYCYKNGFPVAAIIPDTVREDLSVEIEGENELVIGNEAPFKVHVRKSTENEMKYELRVTVDHKQMMEKKVTQTERIESFDFNHTFDTLGPHTVKATLHPASINVKGLDYFENNNQYMKSVYVTPKPKVLFVTDEPDSPLAAILNEVYEVHPARPSGSLSSGSLNGMDAVIIDNQAVSTISSSEVKVLRKYIINGGGMVVVGGDASFDYPAGNTYQNTQFEELLPVTSSPSNWRGGRNIVLMLDVSPSTLQSNKIGGRVLDDILSNAIVLLENEHLKDARVDVITFGSKGQDITNGFVDMSKESNRVWLEGEIRKITPSGDSTSLERGMLTARGLLRGQNSSADAEIIIVSDGGVGNKYEGDKTFEQAVSCADSLLEEEIGIHFVHIHSPNTERQVNPNGNYYAYLLMNKIGLPKNYNRIEPGQRVNVSFSERSDESEEIEDDYSSGALIVYDPRHFITKEISEIPHDLLGYNEVSPKPEANRLVTTRLGKPVITVWRLGLGRVAAITTDNGYGHGIPWAPSLYSGNDSLVITRTLNWAVADIEMYESLQLKIPDLKINQQGRVLITTREEGVPELYFDKKPMEITPIGNNMYESYVTPTTFGLHKISEKPAGVNQTEEFIPESFGIENISWRPASANCPDEYMYVGENPLFRTALLENGGKIYTAADIYSRITTDSITRTEKKAMTKIMYTKYILMLAFFIYLIYTVYHTYNTRMK, encoded by the coding sequence ATGAGCTTTGATTTTATGAGCTTTGATTTTATGAGCTTTGATTTTATGAGCTTTGATTTTATGAGCTTTGGTTTTCTATATAAATCCGAGTTGCTTCTCCTGTTGCCTCTTGCGGTCTTCTTGCTTTTCGGGTTGAGAAAAAAAGCCAGTAAAAAACATCTGTTTTTTCATGTACTTGTCGCATTCCTCCTGATTCTGGCACTTGCAGCTCCATATTCCGCAGAGATAACTTCTCCCAAAACCAATCAATCCAAGATAACCATAATTTCGGATGAAACCGCAAGTATGGAACTGCTTCAGAAAGGGGCTCTGCAGAATATATCCAAGAAACTTAGCGGCAAGGTTCCTGTTACGGTTACAAGCATTTCAGGCTCGCAGACTTCGCTTGGGGATGCTATTCTGCAGCAGGCATCCCCTGAAAATTATGTACTTATAGTTTCGGACGGACAGAGCAACTCAGGGACTTCAATTGAAGACGCACTTTCCTACTGCTACAAAAATGGCTTTCCTGTAGCTGCAATTATTCCAGATACAGTTAGAGAAGACCTCAGCGTAGAGATTGAAGGAGAAAACGAGCTTGTAATCGGAAATGAGGCTCCTTTCAAGGTTCATGTCCGGAAATCAACTGAAAATGAAATGAAGTATGAACTGAGAGTTACGGTTGACCACAAGCAGATGATGGAAAAGAAAGTTACTCAGACCGAGAGGATAGAAAGTTTTGATTTCAATCATACATTCGATACACTGGGGCCGCATACAGTAAAAGCAACCCTTCATCCCGCAAGCATAAACGTTAAAGGCCTGGATTATTTTGAGAATAATAACCAGTACATGAAAAGCGTATACGTAACGCCAAAACCGAAAGTGCTTTTTGTGACCGATGAACCTGATTCGCCTCTGGCAGCTATACTTAATGAGGTTTATGAAGTACATCCTGCAAGGCCATCTGGTTCCCTTTCATCTGGTTCCCTTAACGGCATGGATGCAGTTATAATCGACAATCAAGCAGTATCGACGATTTCAAGTTCGGAAGTCAAAGTCCTCAGGAAGTATATTATTAATGGCGGCGGCATGGTAGTGGTCGGAGGAGATGCTTCTTTTGACTATCCTGCCGGAAACACATATCAAAATACGCAATTCGAGGAACTTCTGCCTGTTACATCCAGCCCTTCAAACTGGAGAGGAGGCAGGAATATTGTCCTGATGCTTGATGTCTCGCCGAGCACACTGCAAAGTAACAAAATTGGAGGGCGTGTTTTAGATGACATACTCTCCAATGCTATTGTGCTTCTTGAAAACGAGCACCTGAAAGATGCGAGAGTGGATGTTATCACATTCGGGAGCAAAGGACAGGATATTACAAACGGGTTTGTGGACATGTCCAAAGAATCAAACAGAGTGTGGCTTGAAGGCGAGATCCGCAAAATTACCCCCTCGGGAGACTCGACATCGCTTGAACGAGGAATGTTAACTGCACGCGGCCTGCTTAGAGGACAGAACAGCAGTGCAGATGCTGAAATTATAATCGTTTCTGATGGCGGGGTAGGCAATAAATATGAGGGTGATAAAACGTTTGAACAGGCAGTAAGTTGTGCAGATTCGCTTCTGGAAGAGGAAATAGGCATCCATTTTGTTCATATCCACTCCCCAAACACCGAGCGTCAGGTCAATCCCAATGGCAATTATTACGCTTATCTCCTGATGAATAAAATCGGTTTACCGAAAAATTATAACAGGATTGAACCGGGACAGCGGGTAAATGTCAGCTTTTCTGAGAGATCGGATGAGTCTGAGGAGATAGAAGACGATTATTCCAGCGGCGCACTGATAGTCTATGACCCCAGGCATTTTATTACAAAGGAAATCTCCGAAATACCACATGATCTTCTGGGCTACAATGAAGTAAGCCCCAAGCCTGAAGCAAACCGTCTCGTAACAACCAGGCTGGGCAAACCCGTAATCACAGTCTGGAGGCTTGGCCTTGGCCGAGTTGCAGCTATTACAACTGACAATGGATATGGTCATGGAATTCCCTGGGCTCCTTCCCTGTACTCAGGAAACGACAGCCTGGTGATTACAAGAACCTTGAACTGGGCAGTTGCAGATATCGAGATGTACGAGAGCCTCCAGTTAAAAATTCCTGACCTTAAAATAAATCAGCAAGGCAGGGTCCTTATTACGACAAGGGAAGAAGGGGTTCCTGAGCTTTATTTTGACAAAAAACCTATGGAAATAACACCTATCGGAAACAATATGTACGAGTCATATGTCACCCCAACCACCTTTGGACTCCATAAAATCTCCGAAAAACCTGCTGGCGTAAATCAGACTGAGGAATTTATTCCTGAAAGCTTCGGTATCGAAAACATCTCCTGGAGACCTGCCTCTGCAAACTGCCCTGATGAGTATATGTATGTTGGCGAAAACCCATTATTTCGAACAGCCCTGCTCGAAAATGGAGGAAAAATTTATACAGCAGCTGATATTTATTCTCGGATAACAACTGATTCCATAACCCGTACCGAAAAGAAAGCCATGACAAAAATAATGTATACTAAATATATCCTTATGCTTGCCTTCTTCATATATCTGATATATACGGTATATCATACCTATAACACCCGTATGAAGTAA
- a CDS encoding carboxymuconolactone decarboxylase family protein: protein MDKFIKDKINQSINDRVQHHSRFLENCNTYNSFLKLEKKAFEAGCLSRKHKELMALSISIVTKCEPCIEWHVQQACLAGASDKEIYETIDVAIEMGGGPAAAYSRFALNALDFHKEESSENKKSGKQA, encoded by the coding sequence ATGGATAAATTCATCAAAGATAAAATAAATCAGAGCATAAACGATAGAGTGCAACATCATTCTCGATTTTTAGAGAATTGTAATACTTATAATTCATTTCTTAAATTAGAAAAGAAAGCATTTGAAGCTGGTTGCCTTTCACGGAAACATAAGGAACTAATGGCTCTATCTATTTCCATTGTTACTAAATGTGAGCCCTGTATTGAATGGCATGTTCAACAGGCTTGTTTAGCAGGTGCATCAGATAAAGAGATATATGAGACTATTGATGTGGCCATCGAAATGGGAGGTGGACCCGCTGCCGCTTACTCACGCTTTGCATTGAATGCATTGGATTTTCACAAAGAAGAAAGTTCGGAAAATAAGAAATCCGGCAAACAAGCCTGA
- a CDS encoding DEAD/DEAH box helicase, with protein MIKISFKQGTLLIEGNVRVPNAVWDERSGNFRALALYYRDIIDYLKNSKIPFKDEVLDLLPCPDLAAAYEASGKKLKLRDYQAEALVTWGENNRWGALVLPTGSGKTLVGIRAIAGCNSPALVVVPTLDLLEQWKKQLEEAFTMEIGKLGGGEKKILPITVSTYDSAYIHAETLGNRFGLLVFDEVHHLPAAGYRSIAEFSAAPYRLGLTATYEREDELHLELNRLVGGKVYEKHVSELAGSHLAPYRIKRIAAALTDEERKEYNKCYSVYTDYLRKTGIVLRGPRDFQKLVMRSGRDPEARKALLARNAARELAFNTESKIEKLKEILNTHREDRIFIFTEHNRLVHRISREFLIPAITYRTPAKERNSILEKFKEGKYRAVVTSKVLDEGIDVPEANIGIIASGTGSKLAYIQRLGRILRKKEGKEAILYEIITEETTEAGTARRRKKAVSTRKDFGKSAQKNQMKRISGKESQMKKEKSSGGGSSAHV; from the coding sequence ATGATCAAAATTAGCTTCAAGCAGGGAACGCTTCTTATAGAAGGTAATGTGAGAGTTCCCAATGCAGTCTGGGATGAAAGAAGCGGAAATTTCAGAGCTCTTGCCCTTTATTACAGAGATATAATAGATTATCTGAAAAATTCTAAGATCCCGTTTAAAGATGAGGTGCTTGACCTCCTCCCCTGTCCTGATCTGGCAGCAGCTTATGAAGCGTCTGGAAAGAAACTTAAGTTAAGAGACTACCAGGCCGAAGCTCTTGTGACCTGGGGAGAAAATAATAGATGGGGAGCGCTTGTCCTGCCAACAGGAAGCGGAAAAACCCTTGTTGGAATCAGGGCAATTGCAGGCTGCAATAGCCCTGCCCTTGTGGTTGTCCCGACGCTTGACCTGCTTGAACAATGGAAAAAACAGCTTGAAGAAGCTTTTACGATGGAAATCGGAAAGCTTGGGGGTGGGGAGAAGAAAATTCTTCCAATAACCGTTTCCACGTATGACTCTGCTTATATTCACGCCGAAACCCTTGGGAACAGGTTTGGTCTCCTTGTTTTTGATGAAGTCCATCACCTGCCTGCAGCCGGATACAGGAGCATTGCCGAGTTTTCCGCAGCGCCTTACAGACTTGGGTTGACAGCCACTTACGAGCGGGAAGATGAGTTACACTTGGAGCTTAACAGGCTTGTCGGGGGAAAAGTATATGAAAAGCACGTCTCGGAACTTGCAGGCAGCCACCTTGCCCCTTACAGGATAAAACGGATAGCTGCTGCGCTTACGGATGAGGAAAGGAAAGAATACAACAAATGTTATTCGGTTTATACAGATTATCTCCGGAAAACCGGAATTGTTCTTCGGGGGCCAAGGGATTTTCAGAAACTGGTTATGAGAAGCGGGAGAGACCCGGAAGCCAGAAAAGCACTTCTTGCAAGAAACGCAGCAAGAGAACTTGCTTTCAACACGGAGTCTAAAATTGAAAAGTTAAAAGAGATCCTGAATACACACCGGGAAGACAGGATCTTCATTTTTACGGAACATAACCGGCTTGTCCACCGGATTTCCAGGGAATTTCTTATCCCTGCGATCACATACAGAACGCCTGCAAAAGAAAGGAATTCCATCCTCGAGAAGTTCAAAGAAGGAAAATACAGGGCTGTAGTTACTTCAAAGGTGCTTGACGAGGGCATAGACGTTCCTGAGGCAAACATAGGAATTATAGCAAGCGGTACAGGGAGCAAATTAGCATATATCCAGCGCCTGGGAAGGATCCTCAGGAAGAAAGAAGGAAAAGAAGCCATACTCTATGAGATTATAACCGAAGAAACAACCGAAGCCGGAACTGCCAGGAGAAGAAAAAAAGCTGTTTCAACTCGAAAAGACTTTGGAAAATCAGCGCAAAAAAATCAGATGAAGAGGATATCAGGAAAGGAAAGTCAGATGAAGAAAGAAAAAAGCTCTGGGGGCGGCTCTTCTGCTCACGTCTGA
- a CDS encoding DUF790 family protein, whose translation MKPVYAASDPENLELARLLIETFDQHIGKTYGDLLAELDGYEEMNYRFIRGLSQLLGRRTVIETDAAVDPSLARETVFEACRGMALSPAERKETLQKVAKELSISVKELEKALWADLEENQIVKSFVSLSPAELLKQYNISLTQTLLFRAVDLDIWIKGDFQKILWKILRSGLMYSLEDTDEERGKIEREINREKEEKKGDVKENFEELKAVHLHLDGPASLFRISERYGNSFAKIFPALLKSKGWRLKAGILHKGYQGKRILNFTLDDSEKFFKITSEAAVYPETLSPELQIKEEKEKYEARVEIGKEAGKEARIEEIDAEEATYDSTLEQMFGSLSLGSWKIKREPTILKAGKYAFVPDFSLQRDGMRVYLEIVGFWTPEYIENKIKKLKQVKEPVILLIDRKLKCSEKDFPSQEVIFFDKKIPANEVMQILRKYEEKKLSEDRSRLEKLEFPISGELVNLEKMAADKGVLPDALKEVVADRLAKAGELEEIEELGKLGESERTGEFEKARELEELRESGKAEEFGKVEDLEKYQNYVLLENYLIHRQLLERIDQDLERPGAGETYADAVKVFEGFGLDRSLYYPVLEQLGYKVIWAGLSEENAKVKKAKKV comes from the coding sequence ATAAAGCCTGTATACGCAGCTTCTGATCCCGAAAACCTGGAACTTGCAAGGCTTCTGATCGAGACTTTTGATCAGCATATTGGAAAAACCTATGGGGATCTTCTGGCCGAACTTGATGGTTACGAGGAAATGAATTACCGCTTTATTAGGGGGCTTTCCCAGCTACTTGGAAGGCGCACCGTTATAGAAACGGATGCCGCTGTTGACCCTTCTCTGGCTAGGGAAACGGTTTTTGAAGCCTGCAGAGGCATGGCACTTTCTCCTGCCGAGAGAAAAGAGACTCTGCAAAAAGTTGCAAAAGAGCTTTCAATTTCGGTAAAGGAACTTGAAAAGGCACTCTGGGCGGACCTTGAGGAAAACCAGATAGTTAAAAGTTTCGTATCCCTTTCTCCTGCAGAGCTCCTAAAACAGTATAACATTTCTCTTACCCAGACCCTGCTTTTCCGAGCTGTTGACCTTGACATCTGGATAAAAGGTGATTTTCAGAAAATCCTCTGGAAAATCCTTCGTTCGGGACTTATGTATTCCCTTGAAGATACTGATGAGGAAAGAGGCAAAATCGAGAGAGAAATCAATAGAGAAAAAGAAGAAAAGAAAGGAGATGTCAAAGAAAACTTCGAAGAATTAAAAGCTGTCCACCTGCATCTTGACGGGCCTGCCTCTCTTTTTCGGATATCTGAACGCTATGGGAATTCCTTTGCAAAAATTTTTCCTGCGCTGCTGAAGTCAAAAGGCTGGAGGCTCAAGGCAGGCATTCTTCACAAAGGCTACCAGGGAAAGCGCATCCTGAATTTTACCCTTGATGACTCGGAAAAGTTTTTCAAAATTACTTCTGAAGCAGCCGTGTACCCTGAGACCCTTTCACCAGAGCTTCAAATTAAAGAAGAAAAGGAAAAATATGAAGCTAGGGTAGAAATCGGGAAAGAAGCCGGAAAAGAGGCAAGGATTGAGGAAATCGATGCCGAAGAAGCAACCTATGACAGTACTCTTGAGCAGATGTTTGGCAGCCTTAGTTTGGGAAGCTGGAAAATAAAAAGAGAGCCAACGATTCTTAAAGCTGGAAAATACGCTTTTGTCCCGGATTTCTCTCTCCAGAGGGACGGGATGAGGGTATATCTGGAAATAGTGGGCTTTTGGACTCCCGAATACATTGAAAATAAGATTAAGAAGCTTAAGCAGGTAAAGGAACCTGTTATTCTCCTGATTGACAGAAAACTCAAGTGTTCTGAGAAGGATTTTCCTTCGCAGGAAGTTATCTTCTTTGACAAAAAGATCCCGGCAAATGAAGTCATGCAGATATTGAGAAAGTACGAGGAAAAAAAGCTTTCAGAAGACCGGTCAAGACTGGAGAAATTGGAATTTCCAATTTCAGGAGAACTGGTAAATCTTGAGAAAATGGCAGCCGACAAAGGAGTTCTGCCAGACGCTTTAAAGGAAGTGGTTGCAGACAGGCTTGCAAAAGCCGGAGAACTGGAAGAAATCGAGGAGCTAGGAAAACTCGGAGAATCAGAAAGAACTGGAGAGTTCGAAAAAGCAAGAGAGTTAGAAGAACTCAGAGAATCCGGAAAGGCTGAAGAATTCGGAAAAGTCGAAGATCTGGAGAAATATCAAAATTACGTACTTCTTGAAAACTATTTAATTCACAGGCAACTGCTTGAGAGAATCGATCAGGATCTTGAAAGACCGGGAGCAGGAGAGACTTATGCCGATGCGGTAAAGGTTTTTGAAGGTTTCGGGCTTGACCGTAGTCTCTATTATCCAGTGCTTGAACAGCTAGGGTATAAGGTAATATGGGCAGGGCTGAGTGAAGAGAATGCAAAGGTAAAAAAGGCGAAAAAAGTTTGA
- a CDS encoding right-handed parallel beta-helix repeat-containing protein, which yields MKPADKYLSVNLVLSTLILFLIFFPFTASAVTEQNSTAIMKENKTICNSLDLDNLCYSNILKNKTVYVAGDGSGDFNCDGSDDQIEINQALKCVSENPQFTTVHFKGPYTYVISDSIFIGNNTTLEGDPTAVIKLIDNASWPVDKPLITQMDSNEIHGVTIKGFEIDGNHDNNLDKTDGYGFYNMIHFCNSTDIQVHNMYMHDGHGEGLKVDRSYDVQFYDNTIYRTGHNALFAEDCQNLEAWNNNILIRTDCGLRVLNSNHVKFHDNVIDSYYHWSAGGSGILVEKTTEVVNDVEIYNNTIHDTYGPGIWLIGWLDSYPKEEAQNVHIFHNIFYNTGMNPNIDLVGGIITSGFYDTLIENNIFDGVYHAAIIHMLPIGTDISPTYEARLSLSYTGTKYTTIVRNNIIVNTRKCKKDPEGMGYAVINYLPETHTFVLENNCLYNNSAGNYRNCTSSTDIYADPLFVNQSIHDYHLEPNSPCIGTGILNYCIDSQMNT from the coding sequence ATGAAACCGGCGGATAAATATCTCTCAGTAAACCTAGTGTTATCAACTCTGATTTTATTCTTAATTTTCTTTCCATTTACGGCATCTGCAGTTACTGAACAAAATAGTACGGCTATAATGAAGGAAAATAAGACCATATGCAATTCATTAGATTTAGATAATCTATGCTATAGTAACATCCTAAAGAATAAGACGGTGTATGTAGCTGGAGATGGTAGTGGAGACTTCAATTGTGATGGAAGTGACGATCAGATAGAGATAAATCAAGCTCTTAAATGTGTTTCAGAAAATCCACAGTTTACAACTGTTCATTTTAAAGGCCCATATACATATGTTATCTCAGATAGTATTTTTATTGGAAATAACACGACCCTGGAAGGCGATCCTACAGCCGTAATTAAACTTATAGACAATGCGAGCTGGCCAGTTGATAAGCCATTGATAACGCAGATGGACAGTAACGAAATACATGGAGTAACTATAAAAGGATTTGAAATTGACGGAAACCATGACAATAATTTAGATAAAACGGATGGATATGGATTTTACAATATGATCCACTTCTGTAATTCCACGGACATTCAAGTTCATAATATGTACATGCATGACGGACATGGAGAAGGATTGAAAGTAGATCGCAGTTATGATGTTCAATTTTACGATAACACTATATATAGAACGGGTCATAATGCTCTTTTTGCAGAAGATTGTCAAAATTTAGAGGCCTGGAACAATAACATACTCATCAGAACTGATTGTGGTCTTAGAGTTTTAAATTCAAATCATGTAAAATTTCATGATAATGTTATCGACTCCTATTATCACTGGAGTGCAGGTGGTTCTGGAATTCTGGTTGAGAAAACAACAGAGGTCGTTAACGATGTAGAAATATATAACAATACTATCCATGATACTTATGGGCCTGGAATCTGGTTGATAGGTTGGTTAGATTCTTATCCCAAGGAAGAAGCTCAGAATGTCCACATTTTTCATAATATCTTTTATAATACTGGCATGAACCCAAATATCGACCTGGTAGGAGGTATAATAACAAGTGGGTTTTACGATACTCTCATCGAAAACAATATCTTTGACGGGGTATACCATGCGGCAATTATTCATATGCTTCCTATAGGGACCGACATCTCTCCGACCTATGAAGCTCGTCTCAGTCTTTCATACACAGGCACAAAATACACAACAATTGTTCGTAACAACATAATCGTAAATACCCGTAAGTGCAAAAAAGACCCTGAGGGAATGGGATATGCAGTAATCAATTATCTCCCTGAAACTCACACTTTTGTACTGGAAAATAACTGTTTGTACAATAACTCTGCAGGCAACTACCGAAACTGCACATCAAGTACAGATATCTATGCAGATCCTCTCTTTGTAAACCAGAGTATACACGATTATCATTTGGAACCAAACTCTCCTTGCATTGGTACCGGTATACTTAACTACTGTATCGATTCTCAAATGAATACATAA